In Mycobacterium tuberculosis H37Rv, a single window of DNA contains:
- the accD2 gene encoding acetyl-/propionyl-CoA carboxylase subunit beta, producing MLQSTLDPNASAYDEAAATMSGKLDEINAELAKALAGGGPKYVDRHHARGNLTPRERIELLVDPDSPFLELSPLAAYGSNFQIGASLVTGIGAVCGVECMIVANDPTVKGGTSNPWTLRKILRANQIAFENRLPVISLVESGGADLPTQKEIFIPGGQMFRDLTRLSAAGIPTIALVFGNSTAGGAYVPGMSDHVVMIKERSKVFLAGPPLVKMATGEESDDESLGGAEMHARISGLADYFALDELDAIRIGRRIVARLNWIKQGPAPAPVTEPLFDAEELIGIVPPDLRIPFDPREVIARIVDGSEFDEFKPLYGSSLVTGWARLHGYPLGILANARGVLFSEESQKATQFIQLANRADTPLLFLHNTTGYMVGKDYEEGGMIKHGSMMINAVSNSTVPHISLLIGASYGAGHYGMCGRAYDPRFLFAWPSAKSAVMGGAQLSGVLSIVARAAAEARGQQVDEAADAAMRAAVEGQIEAESLPLVLSGMLYDDGVIDPRDTRTVLGMCLSAIANGPIKGTSNFGVFRM from the coding sequence GTGCTGCAATCCACACTGGACCCGAACGCTTCCGCCTACGACGAGGCGGCCGCGACGATGAGCGGCAAGCTCGACGAGATCAACGCCGAACTGGCCAAGGCGCTCGCCGGCGGTGGCCCCAAATACGTCGACCGGCACCACGCCCGCGGCAACCTGACACCACGGGAACGCATCGAGCTGCTCGTCGACCCGGACTCCCCGTTCCTGGAGCTGAGCCCGCTGGCCGCCTACGGCAGCAACTTCCAGATCGGCGCCAGCCTGGTCACCGGCATCGGCGCGGTCTGCGGCGTGGAATGCATGATCGTCGCCAACGACCCGACGGTCAAGGGCGGCACCAGCAATCCGTGGACGCTTCGAAAGATACTGCGGGCCAACCAGATCGCCTTCGAAAACCGGCTTCCCGTCATTTCGCTGGTGGAATCCGGCGGGGCCGATCTGCCCACCCAGAAAGAGATTTTCATCCCCGGCGGACAGATGTTCCGCGACCTGACCCGGCTGTCGGCGGCCGGGATCCCGACCATTGCGCTGGTTTTCGGCAACTCCACCGCGGGCGGTGCCTACGTCCCCGGCATGTCCGATCACGTGGTGATGATCAAGGAACGCTCCAAGGTGTTTTTGGCCGGCCCGCCGCTAGTGAAGATGGCCACCGGCGAAGAGTCCGACGACGAGTCGCTGGGCGGCGCCGAAATGCACGCCCGCATATCGGGTTTGGCCGACTATTTTGCGCTCGACGAGCTCGACGCGATCCGCATCGGACGCCGCATCGTGGCGCGACTGAACTGGATCAAACAGGGACCCGCACCCGCTCCGGTGACCGAGCCGCTGTTCGACGCCGAGGAGCTAATCGGCATCGTGCCCCCGGATCTGCGCATCCCATTCGACCCGCGCGAGGTGATCGCCCGCATCGTCGATGGCTCCGAGTTCGACGAATTCAAGCCGCTGTACGGGTCGTCTCTGGTGACCGGCTGGGCTCGGTTGCACGGCTATCCGCTGGGCATCCTGGCCAACGCCCGCGGCGTGCTGTTCAGCGAGGAATCACAGAAGGCCACCCAGTTCATCCAGCTGGCCAACCGGGCCGACACGCCGCTGTTGTTCTTACACAACACCACCGGCTACATGGTGGGCAAGGACTACGAGGAAGGCGGGATGATCAAGCATGGCTCGATGATGATCAACGCCGTGTCCAACTCGACCGTCCCGCACATCTCGCTGCTGATCGGCGCGTCCTACGGCGCCGGGCACTACGGCATGTGCGGGCGCGCCTACGACCCGCGCTTCCTATTCGCCTGGCCCAGCGCCAAGTCCGCGGTGATGGGCGGCGCCCAGCTGTCGGGCGTGCTGTCCATCGTGGCCCGGGCGGCAGCCGAAGCCCGCGGGCAGCAAGTCGACGAAGCCGCCGACGCGGCGATGCGGGCCGCCGTCGAGGGCCAGATCGAAGCCGAGTCGCTACCGTTGGTGCTGTCCGGGATGCTTTACGACGACGGGGTGATCGACCCGCGCGACACCCGCACCGTGCTGGGAATGTGTTTGTCCGCCATCGCCAATGGCCCGATCAAGGGGACGTCGAACTTCGGCGTCTTCCGGATGTGA
- the rpmF gene encoding 50S ribosomal protein L32, with amino-acid sequence MAVPKRRKSRSNTRSRRSQWKAAKTELVGVTVAGHAHKVPRRLLKAARLGLIDFDKR; translated from the coding sequence ATGGCTGTGCCCAAGCGCAGAAAGTCGCGCTCGAATACCCGAAGCCGGCGCTCGCAGTGGAAGGCCGCCAAGACCGAGCTGGTCGGTGTGACCGTCGCCGGTCACGCCCACAAGGTGCCTCGGCGCTTGCTCAAGGCCGCCCGGCTCGGCCTCATCGATTTCGATAAGCGCTGA
- the PE_PGRS17 gene encoding PE-PGRS family protein PE_PGRS17 (Member of the Mycobacterium tuberculosis PE family, PGRS subfamily of ala-, gly-rich proteins) — protein sequence MSFVNVAPQLVSTAAADAARIGSAINTANTAAAATTQVLAAAQDEVSTAIAALFGSHGQHYQAISAQVAAYQQRFVLALSQAGSTYAVAEAASATPLQNVLDAINAPVQSLTGRPLIGDGANGIDGTGQAGGNGGWLWGNGGNGGSGAPGQAGGAGGAAGLIGNGGAGGTGGAVSLARAGTAGGAGRGPVGGIGGAGGVGGAGGAAGAVTTITHASFNDPHGVAVNPGGNVYVTNFGSGTVSVINPATNTVTGSPITIGNGPSGVAVSPVTGLVFVTNFDSNTVSVIDPTTNTVTGSPITVGTAPTGVAVNPVTGEVYVTNFAGDTVSVIS from the coding sequence ATGTCGTTTGTCAACGTGGCCCCACAGTTAGTGTCCACAGCCGCGGCCGATGCAGCGCGGATCGGCTCGGCGATCAACACCGCCAACACCGCGGCGGCGGCGACCACCCAGGTGTTGGCCGCCGCCCAAGACGAGGTGTCAACGGCGATCGCCGCGCTGTTCGGCAGCCACGGCCAGCACTATCAAGCGATCAGCGCGCAGGTCGCGGCCTATCAGCAACGGTTCGTGCTGGCCTTAAGCCAAGCTGGCAGCACCTACGCGGTCGCCGAAGCGGCCAGCGCAACACCGCTGCAGAACGTGCTCGATGCGATCAACGCACCCGTTCAGTCGCTGACCGGGCGCCCATTGATCGGCGACGGCGCGAACGGGATCGACGGGACCGGGCAAGCCGGCGGTAACGGCGGGTGGCTGTGGGGCAACGGCGGCAACGGCGGGTCGGGGGCACCCGGACAGGCCGGCGGCGCCGGCGGGGCGGCCGGGTTGATCGGCAACGGTGGGGCCGGCGGCACCGGCGGCGCGGTCAGCCTCGCCCGCGCCGGCACGGCCGGCGGTGCCGGCCGCGGCCCGGTCGGCGGTATCGGCGGTGCGGGTGGGGTCGGCGGTGCCGGTGGGGCCGCCGGCGCCGTCACCACCATCACCCACGCCAGCTTCAACGATCCGCACGGGGTGGCGGTCAACCCGGGCGGCAACGTCTACGTCACCAATTTCGGCAGCGGCACGGTGTCGGTGATCAACCCCGCCACCAACACCGTCACCGGCTCCCCCATCACCATCGGCAACGGTCCAAGCGGGGTGGCGGTCAGCCCCGTCACCGGCCTGGTCTTCGTGACCAACTTCGACAGCAACACGGTGTCGGTGATCGACCCGACCACCAACACCGTCACCGGCTCCCCCATCACCGTCGGCACCGCTCCGACCGGGGTGGCGGTCAACCCCGTCACCGGCGAGGTTTATGTCACCAACTTCGCCGGCGACACGGTGTCGGTAATCAGCTGA
- the PE_PGRS18 gene encoding PE-PGRS family protein PE_PGRS18 (Member of the Mycobacterium tuberculosis PE family, PGRS subfamily of ala-, gly-rich proteins): MSFVNVAPQLVSTAAADAARIGSAINTANTAAAATTQVLAAAHDEVSTAIAALFGSHGQHYQAISAQVAAYQERFVLALSQASSTYAVAEAASATPLQNVLDAINAPVQSLTGRPLIGDGANGIDGTGQAGGNGGWLWGNGGNGGSGAPGQAGGAGGAAGLIGNGGAGGAGGQGLPFEAGANGGAGGAGGWLFGNGGAGGVGGAGGAGTTFGVAGGDGGTGGVGGHGGLIGVGGHGGDGGTGGTGGAVSLARAGTAGGAGGGPAGGIGGAGGVGGAGGAAGAVTTITHASFNDPHGVAVNPGGNIYVTNQGSNTVSVIDPVTNTVTGSITDGNGPSGVAVSPVTGLVFVTNFDSNTVSVIDPNTNTVTGSIPVGTGAYGVAVNPGGNIYVTNQFSNTVSVIDPATNTVTGSPIPVGLDPTGVAVNPVTGVVYVTNSLDDTVSVITGEPARSVCSAAI, from the coding sequence ATGTCGTTTGTCAACGTGGCCCCACAGTTAGTGTCCACAGCCGCGGCCGATGCGGCGCGGATCGGCTCGGCGATCAACACCGCCAACACCGCGGCGGCGGCGACCACCCAGGTGTTGGCCGCCGCCCACGACGAGGTGTCAACGGCGATCGCGGCGCTGTTCGGCAGCCACGGCCAGCACTATCAAGCGATCAGCGCGCAGGTCGCGGCCTACCAGGAACGGTTCGTGCTGGCCTTAAGCCAAGCTAGCAGCACCTACGCGGTCGCCGAAGCGGCCAGCGCAACACCGCTGCAGAACGTGCTCGATGCGATCAACGCACCCGTTCAGTCGCTGACCGGGCGCCCATTGATCGGCGACGGCGCGAACGGGATCGACGGGACCGGGCAAGCCGGCGGTAACGGCGGGTGGCTGTGGGGCAACGGCGGCAACGGCGGGTCGGGGGCACCCGGGCAGGCCGGCGGGGCCGGCGGTGCGGCCGGGTTGATCGGCAACGGTGGGGCCGGCGGAGCTGGCGGCCAGGGCCTACCCTTTGAGGCCGGCGCGAACGGCGGAGCCGGCGGCGCCGGTGGATGGCTGTTCGGCAACGGCGGGGCCGGTGGTGTCGGCGGGGCCGGCGGAGCCGGCACAACCTTCGGTGTGGCCGGCGGTGACGGTGGCACCGGCGGGGTTGGTGGTCACGGCGGGTTAATCGGTGTGGGTGGACACGGCGGGGACGGCGGGACCGGCGGCACCGGCGGCGCGGTCAGCCTCGCCCGCGCCGGCACCGCCGGCGGTGCCGGCGGCGGCCCGGCCGGCGGTATCGGCGGTGCGGGTGGGGTCGGCGGTGCCGGTGGGGCCGCCGGCGCCGTCACCACCATCACCCACGCCAGCTTCAACGATCCGCACGGGGTGGCGGTCAACCCGGGCGGCAACATCTACGTCACCAACCAGGGCAGCAACACGGTGTCGGTGATCGACCCGGTCACCAACACCGTCACCGGCTCCATCACCGACGGCAACGGTCCAAGCGGGGTGGCGGTCAGCCCCGTCACCGGCCTGGTCTTCGTGACCAACTTCGACAGCAACACGGTGTCGGTGATCGACCCGAACACCAACACCGTCACCGGCTCCATCCCCGTCGGTACCGGTGCGTATGGGGTGGCGGTCAACCCAGGCGGCAACATCTACGTCACCAACCAGTTCAGCAACACGGTGTCGGTGATCGACCCGGCCACCAACACCGTCACCGGCTCCCCCATCCCCGTCGGACTCGACCCGACAGGGGTGGCGGTCAACCCCGTCACCGGCGTGGTCTACGTCACTAACTCTCTCGACGACACGGTGTCGGTGATCACCGGAGAGCCGGCGCGCTCGGTGTGTTCGGCGGCCATATGA
- the fadE13 gene encoding acyl-CoA dehydrogenase FadE13, whose translation MNIWTTPERQQLRKTVRAFAEREILPHVDEWERIGELPRGLHRLAGAAGLLGAGFPEAVGGGGGDGADPVIICEEMHQAGAPGGVYASLFTCGIAVPHMVASGDERLIATYVRPTLAGEKIGALAITEPGGGSDVGHLRTSAVRDGDHYVINGAKTYITSGVRADYVVTAVRTGGPGAAGVSLLVVEKDTPGFEVTRKLDKMGWRSSDTAELCYTDVAVPATNLVGAENSGFTQIARAFVSERIGLAAQAYSSAQRCLDLTAQWCRDRETFGRPLISRQSVQNTLAEMARRIDVARVYAHHVVERQLAGETDLIAQVCFAKNTAVQAGEWVANQAVQLFGGMGYMAESEVERQYRDMRILGIGGGTTEILTALAAKTLGYQS comes from the coding sequence GTGAACATCTGGACCACACCGGAGCGCCAACAGCTGCGAAAAACGGTGCGCGCCTTTGCCGAGCGCGAGATCCTGCCGCACGTCGACGAGTGGGAAAGGATCGGCGAGTTGCCCCGCGGCCTGCACCGGCTCGCCGGGGCCGCCGGGCTGCTGGGCGCCGGCTTTCCCGAGGCGGTCGGTGGTGGCGGCGGTGACGGCGCCGACCCCGTCATCATCTGCGAGGAGATGCACCAGGCCGGCGCCCCGGGCGGGGTGTATGCGTCCCTGTTCACCTGCGGTATCGCCGTACCGCACATGGTCGCATCCGGCGACGAACGGCTGATCGCCACGTACGTGCGGCCCACCTTGGCCGGGGAGAAGATCGGCGCGCTGGCCATCACCGAACCCGGCGGCGGCTCCGACGTCGGGCATCTACGGACCAGCGCGGTACGGGACGGCGACCATTACGTGATCAACGGCGCCAAGACCTACATCACCTCCGGCGTGCGGGCCGACTACGTGGTCACCGCGGTGCGAACCGGTGGACCCGGTGCCGCCGGGGTTTCGCTGCTGGTGGTGGAAAAGGACACCCCCGGCTTTGAGGTGACCCGCAAGCTGGACAAGATGGGCTGGCGTTCCTCGGATACCGCCGAGCTGTGCTACACCGACGTGGCCGTGCCGGCGACTAACCTCGTGGGCGCCGAGAACAGCGGCTTCACCCAGATCGCCCGGGCATTTGTTTCCGAGCGCATCGGCCTTGCCGCCCAGGCGTATTCGAGCGCCCAGCGGTGCCTGGACCTCACCGCGCAGTGGTGCCGGGACCGCGAGACGTTCGGTCGGCCGCTGATTTCACGCCAGTCGGTGCAGAACACGCTGGCCGAGATGGCCCGCCGCATCGACGTCGCCCGGGTCTATGCGCACCATGTGGTGGAACGCCAGCTCGCCGGCGAGACCGACCTGATCGCGCAGGTGTGTTTCGCCAAGAACACCGCCGTGCAGGCCGGGGAGTGGGTTGCCAACCAGGCCGTACAGCTGTTCGGCGGCATGGGTTACATGGCCGAATCCGAAGTCGAACGCCAATACCGGGACATGCGAATCCTCGGTATCGGAGGCGGCACCACCGAAATACTGACCGCTTTGGCCGCCAAAACCCTGGGGTATCAATCGTGA
- the PE_PGRS16 gene encoding PE-PGRS family protein PE_PGRS16 (Member of the Mycobacterium tuberculosis PE family, PGRS subfamily of ala-, gly-rich proteins), translated as MSFVVTAPPVLASAASDLGGIASMISEANAMAAVRTTALAPAAADEVSAAIAALFSSYARDYQTLSVQVTAFHVQFAQTLTNAGQLYAVVDVGNGVLLKTEQQVLGVINAPTQTLVGRPLIGDGTHGAPGTGQNGGAGGILWGNGGNGGSGAPGQPGGRGGDAGLFGHGGHGGVGGPGIAGAAGTAGLPGGNGANGGSGGIGGAGGAGGNGGLLFGNGGAGGQGGSGGLGGSGGTGGAGMAAGPAGGTGGIGGIGGIGGAGGVGGHGSALFGHGGINGDGGTGGMGGQGGAGGNGWAAEGITVGIGEQGGQGGDGGAGGAGGIGGSAGGIGGSQGAGGHGGDGGQGGAGGSGGVGGGGAGAGGDGGAGGIGGTGGNGSIGGAAGNGGNGGRGGAGGMATAGSDGGNGGGGGNGGVGVGSAGGAGGTGGDGGAAGAGGAPGHGYFQQPAPQGLPIGTGGTGGEGGAGGAGGDGGQGDIGFDGGRGGDGGPGGGGGAGGDGSGTFNAQANNGGDGGAGGVGGAGGTGGTGGVGADGGRGGDSGRGGDGGNAGHGGAAQFSGRGAYGGEGGSGGAGGNAGGAGTGGTAGSGGAGGFGGNGADGGNGGNGGNGGFGGINGTFGTNGAGGTGGLGTLLGGHNGNIGLNGATGGIGSTTLTNATVPLQLVNTTEPVVFISLNGGQMVPVLLDTGSTGLVMDSQFLTQNFGPVIGTGTAGYAGGLTYNYNTYSTTVDFGNGLLTLPTSVNVVTSSSPGTLGNFLSRSGAVGVLGIGPNNGFPGTSSIVTAMPGLLNNGVLIDESAGILQFGPNTLTGGITISGAPISTVAVQIDNGPLQQAPVMFDSGGINGTIPSALASLPSGGFVPAGTTISVYTSDGQTLLYSYTTTATNTPFVTSGGVMNTGHVPFAQQPIYVSYSPTAIGTTTFN; from the coding sequence ATGTCCTTCGTGGTCACAGCACCGCCGGTGCTCGCGTCGGCGGCGTCGGATCTGGGCGGTATCGCGTCCATGATCAGCGAGGCCAACGCGATGGCAGCGGTCCGAACGACGGCGTTGGCGCCCGCCGCCGCCGACGAGGTTTCGGCGGCGATCGCGGCGCTGTTTTCCAGCTACGCGCGGGACTATCAAACGCTGAGCGTCCAGGTGACGGCCTTCCACGTGCAGTTCGCGCAGACATTGACCAATGCGGGGCAGCTGTATGCGGTCGTCGACGTCGGCAATGGCGTGCTGTTGAAGACCGAGCAGCAGGTGCTGGGTGTGATCAATGCGCCCACCCAGACGTTGGTGGGTCGTCCGCTGATCGGCGATGGCACCCACGGGGCGCCGGGGACCGGGCAGAACGGTGGGGCGGGCGGAATCTTGTGGGGCAACGGCGGTAACGGCGGGTCCGGGGCTCCCGGACAGCCGGGCGGCCGGGGCGGTGATGCCGGCCTGTTCGGCCACGGCGGTCATGGCGGTGTCGGGGGGCCGGGCATCGCCGGTGCCGCTGGCACCGCGGGCCTGCCCGGGGGCAACGGCGCCAACGGCGGAAGCGGCGGCATCGGCGGCGCCGGCGGCGCCGGCGGCAACGGCGGGCTGCTATTCGGCAACGGTGGTGCCGGCGGCCAGGGTGGCTCCGGCGGACTTGGGGGCTCCGGCGGGACGGGCGGCGCGGGCATGGCTGCCGGTCCCGCCGGCGGCACCGGCGGCATCGGGGGCATCGGCGGCATCGGCGGCGCGGGCGGGGTCGGCGGCCACGGCTCGGCGTTGTTCGGCCACGGGGGAATCAACGGCGATGGCGGTACCGGCGGCATGGGTGGCCAGGGCGGTGCTGGCGGCAACGGCTGGGCCGCTGAGGGCATCACGGTCGGCATTGGTGAGCAAGGCGGCCAGGGCGGCGACGGGGGAGCCGGCGGCGCCGGCGGGATCGGTGGTTCGGCGGGTGGGATCGGCGGCAGCCAGGGTGCGGGTGGGCACGGCGGCGACGGCGGCCAGGGCGGCGCCGGCGGTAGTGGCGGCGTTGGCGGCGGCGGCGCAGGCGCCGGCGGCGACGGCGGCGCGGGCGGCATCGGCGGCACTGGCGGTAACGGCAGCATCGGCGGGGCCGCCGGCAATGGCGGTAACGGCGGCCGCGGCGGCGCCGGTGGCATGGCCACCGCGGGAAGTGATGGCGGCAATGGCGGCGGCGGCGGCAACGGCGGCGTCGGTGTTGGCAGCGCCGGAGGGGCCGGCGGCACCGGCGGTGACGGCGGGGCGGCCGGGGCGGGCGGCGCGCCGGGCCACGGCTACTTCCAACAGCCCGCGCCCCAAGGGCTGCCCATCGGAACCGGCGGGACCGGCGGCGAAGGCGGTGCCGGCGGCGCCGGTGGAGACGGCGGGCAGGGCGACATCGGCTTCGATGGCGGCCGGGGTGGCGACGGCGGCCCGGGCGGTGGCGGCGGCGCCGGCGGTGACGGCAGCGGCACCTTCAATGCCCAAGCCAACAACGGCGGCGACGGTGGTGCCGGCGGTGTTGGGGGAGCCGGCGGCACCGGCGGCACGGGTGGGGTCGGGGCCGACGGGGGTCGCGGGGGGGACTCGGGCCGCGGCGGCGACGGCGGCAACGCCGGCCACGGCGGCGCCGCCCAATTCTCCGGTCGCGGCGCCTACGGCGGTGAAGGTGGCAGCGGCGGCGCCGGCGGCAACGCCGGTGGCGCCGGCACCGGTGGCACCGCGGGCTCCGGCGGTGCCGGAGGTTTCGGCGGCAACGGTGCCGATGGCGGCAATGGCGGCAACGGTGGCAACGGCGGCTTCGGCGGAATTAACGGCACGTTCGGCACCAACGGTGCCGGCGGCACCGGCGGGCTCGGCACCCTGCTCGGCGGCCACAACGGCAACATCGGCCTCAACGGGGCCACCGGCGGCATCGGCAGCACCACGTTGACCAACGCGACCGTACCGCTGCAGCTGGTGAATACCACCGAGCCGGTGGTATTCATCTCCTTAAACGGCGGCCAAATGGTGCCCGTGCTGCTCGACACCGGATCCACCGGTCTGGTCATGGACAGCCAATTCCTGACGCAGAACTTCGGCCCCGTCATCGGGACGGGCACCGCCGGTTACGCCGGCGGGCTGACCTACAACTACAACACCTACTCAACGACGGTGGATTTCGGCAATGGCCTTCTCACCCTGCCGACCAGCGTTAACGTCGTCACCTCGTCATCACCGGGAACCCTGGGCAACTTCTTGTCGAGATCCGGTGCGGTGGGCGTCTTGGGAATCGGGCCCAACAACGGGTTCCCGGGCACCAGCTCCATCGTTACCGCGATGCCCGGCCTGCTCAACAACGGTGTGCTCATCGACGAATCGGCGGGCATCCTGCAGTTCGGTCCCAACACATTAACCGGCGGTATCACGATTTCTGGAGCACCGATTTCCACCGTGGCTGTTCAGATCGACAACGGGCCGCTGCAACAAGCTCCGGTGATGTTCGACTCCGGCGGCATCAACGGAACCATCCCGTCAGCCCTCGCCAGCCTGCCGTCCGGGGGATTCGTGCCGGCGGGAACGACCATTTCGGTCTACACCAGCGACGGCCAGACGCTGTTGTACTCCTACACCACCACCGCGACAAACACCCCATTTGTCACCTCCGGCGGCGTGATGAACACCGGGCACGTCCCCTTCGCGCAGCAACCGATATACGTCTCCTACAGCCCCACCGCCATCGGGACGACCACCTTTAACTGA